CGTTCCCAGGAGGTACTGgctcacctcacctgacctgctGACCGACCTGCACCTCCAGTACAAGCTCACCAACACCAGACCCTCTCGTCTTCTCAGGTTACTCAGGCGGAAAAAAATCTTCAAGAGAGTCAAGTTGTTCCAGGAACTCGATGACTCACAGGTACCCGCATTATTACGTAATTCCACACTAACGAATTTGATTGGCAATCTTCGATTTCCCTCCCTCGGTAACCACACACTCAGAACCCTCCGCAGacacctccacctcccgtctGACATCTCGACCTTCCAGTTGAGAACGAAGACGCTGCCTGACTTCTGGCGTCGTCTTGAGAACGTCACGTTGTCAGACATCTTCGTGAACCTCACTGGACTCGGACAATCAGCCAACCTCTCGCTGGCTGACTACCTCCAGGGTCGACGACCACATGACGAGGTCGCCTCCCAGTTTAACGCCCTCCTGGCCCTGCCTCCGTCAGCTGTCCAGTTGGTCGCCAATATTGGGGAATTTTTCAAGAGCTTACGTGAAGCCATCATGTTACCCAGACTGCTTCCCTGAGGGAGACATGAGTAATGTGTCTCGTCGTGTATCAGGATTGATGCGCAGGTCAAAGTGCTCTGGTCATTGCCAGGATCGATGGTGTTTGATGTATAAGTAATACATAAATAATGTGAATTGTATTCTTGTTCTATCGTACAGATTCTGTATATACAATATTTCCTCAGTTTTATACATTGACTTTCTGGCAACTGAAAACAGATTTTTCTTGTAAAGGTGACATTAGATCTGAGGATTAGACATGAGAGCCGAGGTTAGGTATTCATGACCCTTACCATGAGAGACAACAATCGTTCATGGGACGCTAACCTCTCTGATATAACTCCTCCCACATTCCTCCCAGAGCCTGACCTCGGCTGGTCACAGCCTGAGTTCGTGTTAAGTGATGACGCTCATTACTGAGACTATGACCAACTGACTATGATCTGGCACACACTATATATACAGATCCTTCCCTACGACACTAGTGCTTCCTGCATCACCAGTGCTGCAGGAAGTGCTAGTGTGGCAACACGTCCTCACTCTGTCTACGATAACCTGGGACTCAGCTGGGTAGCCACACTCCTCACGGTACTATTTGTTATCCTTGTGGTCCCTAGATGTGTTGAGAAGTGTGGTAGTCTCACTGTAAGTGATTCTCTT
This sequence is a window from Panulirus ornatus isolate Po-2019 chromosome 11, ASM3632096v1, whole genome shotgun sequence. Protein-coding genes within it:
- the LOC139751103 gene encoding uncharacterized protein, producing the protein MRQLVWLLVFGLAVVGAVSLSDDVPDDGPDDGCFDEWPDECTEMCPDECTEMCPDDESAALPDECCCRQPRRRRKDWCRGVLGRVLPSLPRVSLPQLLQGTVLGQVLADEASYGGLNQTRAPCSAGTMNLASLKVILTVPRRYWLTSPDLLTDLHLQYKLTNTRPSRLLRLLRRKKIFKRVKLFQELDDSQVPALLRNSTLTNLIGNLRFPSLGNHTLRTLRRHLHLPSDISTFQLRTKTLPDFWRRLENVTLSDIFVNLTGLGQSANLSLADYLQGRRPHDEVASQFNALLALPPSAVQLVANIGEFFKSLREAIMLPRLLP